Genomic DNA from Chanos chanos chromosome 6, fChaCha1.1, whole genome shotgun sequence:
TAGACAACTCAGagtcacacactaacacacattagAGAATCTTCCAGTAACTGCTGTCACAAACAATTCCGGCAAACAggggcactcacacacacacacacacacacacacacacacacacacacacacacacacacacacacacacacacactgggatgCACACAGTGGGATTGAGAAGGCTTTTTGCATTAAAGTTTCAGCTCCCTCATTTCACTCTGTCACTATCGTGAGTCTGATAATGGCAGATAACTagagcagaaacacactgtCTATCCCAACAGTGGACacctctatacacacacatacacgcacacacacacacacacacacacacacacacacacacacacacacatacacacacacgcacatatacacacacacacaaagacacacacacacatacacatacgcgcgcactcacatattcacacacacacacacacatacacacacatacgtgcgctcgcacacacacacacatattcacacacacacacgcacgcacatgcacacatacacacacacacgcacacatacacacacacacacacacacacatacacacacacatgcacacatacacacacacacacacgcacacatacacacacactcaaattacACTCAAAGACTGGCCTCATTTTTTCCAACACAGTTTCAATGTGCATTCGTTTGATAGAGTAAAGTGCTGAACTGCTTGTTTTTGGGATCAAATGCCTTTGTTGCAAACAAGCTCAACAGAACAGTGCCAGAGAGGACGAACAGAGTCTTTTGAACTTCAGTCAGCATCGCTGAATAATACAAGTGCTCCATGTCAATATGTTGTTGAGAGGTTTGAGTCTcagctgtatgtttgtatgtaataGTGATGAAATAGTTACCTTAACGTTCTGTACTGACTTCTCACCAGTGGAACAGAGCTGGTTGGAATGAAACACATCCGTAAAAGTAGGTTGAATTATTATGGAAATGCTCTGCATCTGGTCATGACGGTTTGAGTCGCTATTAAATGACATAAATTTATTCGGAGAACTAAGCAGGTGATTAATTatactgtgttttcatttaagaaTTTGGCTCATTGCGTTAGAAACCATGCATACTGAAACAGTGATATAAACtctaaaaaaagcaaaaatattcaAAGTACTCTATGAACTCGTATAAACTTGTATaaatcatatgtgtgtgtgtgtgtgtgtgagtgagagagagagagagagagcgagagagatagagtttCTATCACCCCATACTGATTACACACGCATTAAATACAGTATACTGTGCTGAAAGGCTTATTCACACTGGGACTATTAGAGAACCCCTCTAATCTACTCTGTCACATCTGGCAGAGTACACTTTAaacacccctgtgtgtgtgtgtgtgtgtgtgtgtgtgtgtgtgtgcatgcgcgcgcatgtgtatatgtggatgtgtgtgtgtgtatgtgtgagtaagagagagagagagaggtgcccTCATGAAATGGCCACATTCTGGGAATTATGTTGCCAGAAATAGATCATGAGTCTTACAGTAATCctctgagaagagaaaaatgtcaatCACAGCTTTCGCCTccttaaatgtgtgtttgaggtaaaAGCTGGTCGTGAGACAGATTCAACTGTTTTAGGCAGTTATATACCAATACATTCACAAGCAGGTATGTGGAGTGCCTGATAGGGTGAAGTACAGTTATAAACGGTTATTGTCATTGAGGATCATTAACTAGAAGTGACGACAGCATATAGTGAAAGCACTAGCACACCATCTGCACCTGCAAggtcactcattcactttcacatcagcactttttcacacacacacacacacacacacacacacacacacacacacacacacacacacacacacagataagcacacatacacatacacgcacacatgcacgcatataTACTCAAAAACCTGAGCTATGTCAATTCATCTCCTGACATAGATGATCTCATCTTTTGGCATCATTCCACCatatatgtctttgtgtgtgtgtgtgtgtgtgtgtgtgtgatggattgTCCTGAACGAGCCCTAAACTGTCTCTTGTGTGACTGATTGCACTGTAAGGCCCCAGTCTAAGATGAAGTGTTTATGAAGCTTTCTCCTCACCATTAGGAATCATACAGCTCTACTCAGTCAGgggaaaggaaaacagaaaccaGCTATGACATAGCTAATGTGACTGTTATAATGTAAGGtgaccttacacacacactcacacacgtacacacacacacacagaaacacaggctcacacacacacacaaacacacacgtgcacacacacacacacacgcaaacacaatgTTGTCACAATTCTTCTgttaaatgtcagaaaaaaattatttaatatttaatggcAGACAATTTATGCAGTGAAACTGTTATTCATTATCTCTGTTCTACCCTGTCACATAGTAATATTTGACGGTGTTACATCTGGGGACATGTTATGATAGTCCTGTGATATGTAGCATGGAacaatacataatacataataaatgtaattttatttgaatgaaaacagGAGGTTGAGTGGTGCTCTGTTGTTATGACTCGTAGTGGATTGAATGGAGAAGTCTGTATACTCTTCAACCAGTTTACACACTGTCACCAGTGACAATGCTGGACTGGTGTGGAGTCTTCCGTTCAACAGCGTATTGCCATATGGAGCAATGTCTGATTTATTAATTATGTTAATTTATTCCATGGTTTGATGCTGACATTTTATGTCTGGCAGTTGAGTAACAGAAACCAGCATGAATacaccatttttctctctctctctccctctctctctctcacacacacacacacacacacacacgcacacacgcacgcacacacacacacaaacccaacactgATATGTGTAAAATGTGGAACAACCCTGTGGTGTGTAAAACTTGTCGTGGACTTGTATTTGTCTGGCAGTTAAGTGACTGACACAAATCTTAACACGCTCAAACAGGTAAAGCTTTGATTTGTGTAATTGTGGAGTAATCTTGTGGTGTGTAAATATTGTCATGGTTGTGTAATTGTATTGTAAAGGTTAAACTGTtacctgtggtgtgtgtaagtgtggagtGATGTTGTGGAGTGTACATGTTGTCATGGTTGTGTTATTATACTTTAATAACACAAGGGGTAAACTGTACTTATACTTTAATAACACAAGGGGTAAACTGTTAcctgtaggtgtatgtgtgtgtgtgtgtgtgtgtgtgtgagtgtgtgtgtgtgtgtgtgtgtgtgtgtgtgtgtgtgtgtgtgtgtgtgtgtgtgtgaggagtgatgGTGTGGTGGGTGAATGTTGTGTGATTGCACTGTAAAGGGGTAAACTGTTacctgtaggtgtgtgtgtgtgtgtaagcgtggaGTGATGGTGTGGTGGGTGAATGTTGTGTGATTGCACTGTAAAGGGGTAAACTGTCacctgtaggtgtgtgtgtgtgtgtgtgtgtgtgtgtgtgtgtgtgtgtgtgtgtgtgtgtgtgtgtgtgtgtgtgtgtgtgtgtggagtgatggTGTGGTGGGTGAATGTTGTGTGATTGCACTGTAAAGGGGTAAACTGTCACCCGCAGGTGATGGGAGTGAAGAGGAGAGGCCCAGTCACCTCTGGCTGAACCTCCATCAAGCTACAATATTGATgaagagacatgagagagactCCAGTGCAGAGCTATGAGACTGAACAGCCACGTGTGAGTAGTCTgacccacagagaaacacattaaaCCAACGCGTTTGATTGTTTCTGAGAGTGcacgagagggagagattaaaagaaaaagactgttgttaacaataacaatgaagtGTTACTATGGTACTACGACTACTAACCCCACAGATGCTAACAACAACGCTGATACTAGTAATACTAATATTAGCAGAGCTGTTAACATTACCATTACAACAGTTTTTCATTAGCAAGAGGAATAGAGAAGCCAGAGAAGTTCCGGTCATTGATATTTCATGGCCTAGTTAGTCCTGTTCTCTCACAGGGCATCTATGGAGTGTCTCTATAGGAGAGCTCCAGGAGAAACCATAATCAATTCACTTCTCTCATCTCTACTGCCCATGTCTGGAAATGAAATGacctctggttctctctctctctctctctctctcacacacacacacacacaaacaaacaaacaaacagacatgtccctctttcttttcctgtgtgcAGGCCAGTGCAGTAAGAACGGCTTTGTGTGGATGACTCACACTGTTCTGTTTACTCACTTGAATGAATGGATTCCTGTACTTACTGTACGAGCCACAGCAAAGACTTGATGTTTATCGCTTAAGTGGTTGAACATCTGTTGTATCATAGCACAGTCTCCTCTAATGTGATTCACATTATTTGACGTTTCCACGGCGCTGTCTAAGAAATTTGTGGTTGGGCCATGCCACAGAGAAATCAGCCAATCGGCAGTGACTTCTCCACAAcatgagaggagcagagcagatCTCTGTGTCTAATGATCAATTAACTCCTCCTGCACCAGCCTTCCATTAGTGGAATGTGGATCTAATGTCCCTTGGGCAGGTTTATATTTAATGGCTTATAGACTGGAGATCTTTGATTAGGAGAATTcctcagagcaggagagagtgagatagagagagagagagaaagagagaatgggagaacaagagaaagagaaagagaaggagaaagagagagagagagagagagagagagagagagagagagagagagagagaaaggagatcTCTTTTAATCAATTCAAATTTTCCTCTTGCTTGCAGCTGACCTTGTGACCTTTTCTCTTCGCCCCATGGCTCCCTATCCTTGTCTGTGATTGGATGTTAAGATAGTCTTCAGGGATCGAAGATTCTCTACGCCGGTCTATTTAAGTAAGAgaaatacattatacattatgGTCTGAATCCACTTTGAATTGATTAACACGGTTAGACACACAAGCATAGCCATAAGCATTTCTACTAATGAACACccgctgtggtggggaacaatGCTGATATGTATCTGCACACATGCAGAAGGACTGATACACCAACTATAAAAGAACAGTATAGTCACAAACCCCATGGGATAGTCTGCTGAAACAGTTCCTATACAACAATGAAAAAGGTTGGGACacttagcatgtgtgtgtgtgtgtgtgtgtgtgtgtgcatgtgagtgtgtgtgtgcgtgtgtgcatgcggtgcgtgtgtgcgtgtgcatgtgtgcatgtgtgcatgtgtgtgtctgtgtgtgtgtgtgtgtgcgtgtgtgtgtgtgcatgcatgtgtgcgcatgtgcctgtgcatctgcgtgtgtgtgtgtatgtgtgtgtgtgtgtgtgtgtgtatgtgtgtgtgtgagagagaggtgtgtcTTCTCCCTGTCAGAGTTTGACGGATTAGGCTCCAAGTCAGACAGGTTGAAATTGAGGGTGTTTAAATTAATGACTTGTTTTATAACCCAAGACCTGCTAAATATATGCAAATCCATGAAAATGCCAAAAATCCACATCCTTTCCTCGATCTAAAAATACTCACAAAGATGTCTCTAAGACAGTTTTTGCTGACAGACAACCCTACATCCTGCCCACTCATACAAAATTTACATTAACCTCCTTGTAACATCCTTGTAAATATTAACATCTTAGTCTAtccattataaataaatatacattgcCTATTGTCCATCTCTTTTAACAGTATTCATATTGTGCTATGTACCCAGTCACAGGAATGAGTGGGTTCATGCAGTTCTTGTGAAAGTTCTCTCACAGTGTACACTACCCAACTCTTTACCCTCTACCTGTGTCATTACATGAACCAAATTAATATGTTTTGGTATGGCAATGTTAAAAAGCATACTGAAACCCAAATGCAGTTCTCAAATCCAGTCCTGTAGGATCAGAGCATGGCTGGatttcacacaaaccaaacactgtGGTGTGATTTGTACAAGGGGCATGCGCGTTCCTTCAGCCTGTAATTACGAGGGATTGACAAAATTCATCAAGACTGCTGGAACCTCCTGGACCATGACTGAAGGACCCTGGAATATGGCTTTTGCTTGGGGGACGGAAATCTCAGATTGAGTCTTTTGGTGCTTTTGGTGTGATGGGAAGGTCAAAGCCTGACCTTGACCCTCCACAAATACCACCCCAAACCCCTCCTCTCAGAATTTTGATATGGTTTAATCTTTATACATAAAATGATGAGGTTTTCCCATCATGTAAATGGTTTGGAATGTAAAGGCTGGGGctattttttttactgcaaTATATTATATAGTGAATCTCTCCGGACCTAATGCTTATTAAACATATAATTAATCAGAGTAAGGTGActgaataattaaatgaatcCTTAATGTGTATTTTCCTCCTCTAATGGGGCTCCACGggattcatgaaaaaaaaaaaaaaaaaagatatccaaaaatgttttgtgatatCCATAAATTGCATAAGCCGTTTGTATGAGAAGGGGAACAGTGCGTGTGGTTTTACACAGGGGTGGGAGTAGGCGGGGGAGATATCCTGACGTTAATTCGGAACCTTTATGACGTTTCTGTTGGTGCGTTCCGTCGGATTACACCCAACCAAACCAAAACCCAAACCGCTAGGCTTTTCGCAGGttccacagcacagcacaggcGTACCCTCTTAATATGGTTCAGGTTTGGTTGCTATGGAGACAAATTCTTTAATCCTCcacaattttttccccccttttcccgtacttaaaaaaagatgatgttTAAAGATGATTCATGGGATGTTGGAGGGTGATGACTCTTTTGAACAGCTTATTTTCCGCTTGgattaatgaaaaaagaatggGGTGAAACCACGCCAACAAATTAGTCCTGACGatttccctcaaaaaaaaaaaaaaaaagtgaaaaatggcTTCATAGTCGTATTTCCTCTCTTGTACAGGGAAGGATGAAGCCACATATTCACATAAAACTGCACTGATGCGTGTTAAAGGAGGTCAATGAGATAAATAGTCTTCACTTGACTTACTGCCTCTGTATTGCGAGTGAAGAGTTTGAATAGCTTTCTCGCTCAATAGGCTCTTTTATACAAGCTTAACAATTCAAGGACATTTGCTcgggaaatatttttttccccacattctACCACCCCTTAGCTTAGGGGGAAAATTGTGTCGcttaataatataaaaatatatttataaaaaataataattacatttaaatatatatatatatatatatatatatatatatatatatatataaaactattTAGGCAATGTTTAAAACGGCGCCGATGGAACAGGGATTACGGGAAtcatcaaatgtaaatgttgcTCCGACATGTTATTTCCTTTCCACAGATATCACTGCGCCTGTTAACAATGTGATGGAGACTGATACAGGAGGGTCTTCGTGAAAGCGAAAATTGTGTCACGAGGCTAACTCTATCTGGCAGACTTCATTAACAGCAATCTCTATTTAACTAGTACCGTATGTGTCCGAGTCTTAGACGCTCTGCTTAGTCCTTATAAATTACTACTTCCTCAGTAAGACCCACACGACAAGAATTTCTGTGGCGCAGTGTGGAACTTTTAAGAAATTACAAATGGGGATAAACCAACGGTCAACCCAGCCAGGGATTTAActaaacattttacattaacattttgCGCTGCCTGACTGATACTGTTAGTAGGTAGGCCTACAAGTAGCAATTTCTAATGCCATTGTGTTTGTCGTAGGAATCCCATTTTCAGTGAACAGTGTAGTGTGAAAGCCGAGGAAATGACTCTGTGCTGACGTACAGTATCATTTATGTTGACTTGACGCGGTATGAAGCACGCAATATGCATAATATGTAGTAAATCACCTCGCATTTGAGTTGTAGAGATTGTATGATCTGAATTTCAAGATCAAACAAAATAGTAGTTTGGTGCTCTCTAGTGGACATTAAGAGGAAGTACAAAGGCGCCATTACTCAAATCCAGATAGACACAAATAATGATAGGCTGTGGATTACCTATATTATACGAAGAAAATATGTCTCTCTTACACTGTCAGGTTTATGCATGTGTAAATAATTCAGTGAAGTAAGTGGACAACCTCTGAAACAATACGTGAAATTAATCACAGATTCTgacattttatgtctgtgtttcttacACATTTCCGTGAAGTAATCAGAAAAATCGGTATTAGGGTATATGTCTGTTAAACGGTTTGTAATTTTACAATGCGTAATAGACGTTAATATTTTGCGAACAACTCTTCCTGCTGATTTGACTGAAACGCTCTTACTTATATAGCTATTTCTGATATGCCCAACTGAAAGTATTTTTGAAAATTCTGTATAGAAAATTCTCTGTTGCAACCCTGCAACACTGTATTTCGCAGTGGTGGGAAATGTTGaggaacaaaataaaacagatgaaaatgtcattCTGCCGTTCTTGCAGACGCTGTactgtaattaaaacaaatcGTGCTGATAGTCGTGTGTAGCTTTTTACGGTAGAAAAAGTTGCTTGTTCccgcccggtttcgaaccgAGGACCTTTCGCGTGTTAGGCGAACGTGATAACCACTACACTACGGGAACTGAGCTGGTAGGGGGAGGGGCATAAGCGTATTTAGCAAAACCGCACACTGCTGTCTATCGGGACGTTGTGACTTCTGTAAACTGAACGTGAGTTGTCTATAAATTTTAAGAGTAACATACGAACATTAAATCACAGGGAAATAGTCTACACTACTTGCCCAACTTAATGTTCTACAACTTGCTTGATTCAGCGGCGGTTACAACGAACTCAGTATAGTCCATCTGACGGCCTTGCGTCCAATCAACGTTTCTTTCTTGACTTACTAGCGCAAGGTTCGGAATACCGTTTGGTTGCCAGGAGTTCGATTGTGATATCGTCGTAACCGTCAGTGTCACGTGGGAATGGcttgaaatggtgaaatgacGTTCTTAAAGTACCAGTAAGAtcaatttgaaaatatattcttCCATGTATTCTCATCATATACTCGCTGAAGATGAGCAGTTCTCAGCATGCTGTTGTCATTGACAGTGGCTCATATCAGATTCGAGTTGGCCTCTCTGGTTTTGCAGCTCCCAGTGTGGTGTGTAAGAGCGTGGTAGGTCGTCCTAAGAATGACTCCTGTGGAAGAGATGTGTATTTTGGAGAAGAGGCTTGGGTAAACAGAGACCATATGTGTGTAACACACCCTTTACAGCGAGGAAAGGTGGAATCCTGGGAAGATTTGGAGTTGGTCTGGAAGAACGTGTTTGAGTCTAGCCTCAAGTTCTCCCCCAGGGAAAAGCCAGTGTTGCTGTCAGAGGCTACGACAAGCCATCACCTCCAACGGGAGAGGATGTGTAGAGTTATGTTTGAGGCCCTGGAGGTGCCTGCCCTATACCTTGCCTCCCAGTCTGTACTTGCCCTGCTGTCATCTGGAAACGTCAGTGGTTGCGTGCTGGATTCTGGGTATGAGCTCACGCAAGCAGTTCCTGTGTACGAAGGCCATTGTCTTCCCCATGCGGTCCACCGCTTGGCTCTTGGTGGCCATCACGTCACCACCCACCTGGCAAACTTGCTGAAAAAGTCCGGGTCCAAGTTCTCAAACCCAGCACAGGAATATGACGCTGTGACGGACATCAAAGAgaagatgtgttttgtgtcttcTGACCCGTCGGCGGGCTCAGAGATAGTTTCAGACAGTGAGGAGGCCAGGTACTCCCTTCCGGACGGTCAAGTCCTCCAAATTCATTCAGAGAAGTCCCAAGCGCCTGAGATCTTGTTCTCACCTGAGACGGTCTCCATGGAGACGCCCGGCGTACCCAGTCTAGTGGTGAACTCAGTCTCGGACAGTGATACAGATCTCAGACCGGTTCTTTTTGGAAATGTAGTCCTCGCAGGAGGATGTAGTCTTATCCCAGGATTTGGGGTCCGGCTGAGGAAGGAAGTGGAAGCTTTGGCTCCTCCAGGGAACATGGTGAGGCCTGTTAGACGTACTGACTCTGCCTGGGTTGGTGGCTCCCTCCTGGCTTCTCTGTCAGTCTTTAGTGACATCTGTATCAGCAGAGCAGAGTACCAGGAGACAGGGCCCAGCATAATCCTTCACAAATGCTTTTGACACTCTGCATTGCTAAATAGTCCCTCTGGAGc
This window encodes:
- the LOC115815010 gene encoding actin-like — encoded protein: MSSSQHAVVIDSGSYQIRVGLSGFAAPSVVCKSVVGRPKNDSCGRDVYFGEEAWVNRDHMCVTHPLQRGKVESWEDLELVWKNVFESSLKFSPREKPVLLSEATTSHHLQRERMCRVMFEALEVPALYLASQSVLALLSSGNVSGCVLDSGYELTQAVPVYEGHCLPHAVHRLALGGHHVTTHLANLLKKSGSKFSNPAQEYDAVTDIKEKMCFVSSDPSAGSEIVSDSEEARYSLPDGQVLQIHSEKSQAPEILFSPETVSMETPGVPSLVVNSVSDSDTDLRPVLFGNVVLAGGCSLIPGFGVRLRKEVEALAPPGNMVRPVRRTDSAWVGGSLLASLSVFSDICISRAEYQETGPSIILHKCF